ATTCACATATGACACGCTAATGACGAGAGGAAAGAGTTGGATCAACATAATGGTTATCAAAATTagttttctgtttttttaatttgtgtcgGGGCTAAAGGTGAACTTTATTGAAGTTAATGTATCGATATCGTGGTTGGAAGAGGCGATTAATATGCTTAATTGCAAGATGAGAAATCTGTTCTTTTAAGACTGTTTTCCGagttcaaaataaataactccCATTAAATATAAGTGTAAAACAAATTTACactacaaaatatatcaattaaactatttaaatttagtgaaatttatataaatttaaaaataatttagtttatatattattaatataaagaatttttaattttacactattaatcaatcataattattCAATCACTATAGATATTTGACttttactataattataaataaagacATGCTCATGAAGGTTGTGATGTCATAGAACATTTTACACCTAACAGTAATAATTAAACTCATTTAAAAATTGGGTGTTAggaattgtttttatttaatatgtcAATAAATGTGTCTTCCGGAGGAGGTTGCTAGAATAATTCACGTTTTTAGATAGAATAATTcatgtttttattgttttaaatttaataatggtccaaactttaaaatattggCTTCTCACTTCCATCTTATAAGAAATGCATAAAAATGTTACTTtgataagaaaaaattatttaaagataaatgttattttaatcaatttaatattaattatataattttttaattgtagcGTATAATTAATACCATATGTACTATTTCAAAACACTATTAttcactttatatttataataatgaaaaacATGGTACGAACACAATCTTATCCCTATTAACCAGATCTGTTTGCCTATACTGTACCATTTACTTACATATTTTTTGAATCTCATCTATTCATAGTAATGAGATTTTCTACGCATCAACTACCCCAAGATCTTTACATTTATTAAAGCCATTTACATGGCCAACTTATagaatttaagtttttattaagcaaaaaaaaaaagtgaatataTTAAACACATCCAACCACAACTTGtgcaaaaataacataaaaagatACACCAGACCATAAACTTTGAGATTTTAGTATTTCACCGCAaatcaaaaaattgaaatccaAGCGATACTAGGgccatttatttaaaatattttctatttttattttttaaaaatctgtattaattttatttataaacaaagagtaaatataattttgaagtGAACTATTATcaacatttttaaaaacattttaaatatcaaaaaattatttttattatatttaataatatattttctttaattagtattttatattatttcgataacaataattcatttttaaaaaaatttattaagataaaataaatacacattaaaaaaaatttgttgaaatAAATGAGACCCTATATGTTCAGTAAAGAAAAAGACTGTTTGCGTTTGATACACTCCACCAGCATCAACAAGCCAACACAAGAATTTTAGATATAAAAAAGAATGTGATTTTGTTGTATCAAAATTGAGGAATTACCAACtccttaaaaaaaaagatagataaaaaaaaagatagataaATCTTCCACTTTATTTGAGAGGTAAAAtgttaaattcaaatttaattctCTTAATTTTGTAATGCAAAAATTTAtgagaaatattattttctttatttcattgatttttatcattaatttttatttttattgataaaaatgcATTTATCTCTTTTAAAGTGTTCTAATCGAGTCAAATAGTAAacgatataaataaatataaatataaaaaaaaattgatattgttttttattaaacataagGAGATAAATACTTTTTAATGAACTAGAGACCATGTTGAAGATGAAAAATGATAGTTTTAATGTGTCAATTCAGTGAGacctgaatttttttttaaaacggtAAATTTATTCACAAAGATGCAAATAAAGAAAAGAACATTTTGTAGAGTAGTATATTCTTTCCACTTATTAATCCAATTGGGTGTAGTTGGCATTTGGCAGAATCTATTAAATGTGTGCACATGCATGTAAACCATAGATTGATCATACACGTTCCAGTTAGATATTAACTACGAACTGTATCTTTGGCATAGCACTAAATGCACTTTCCTcaattattataacatgatTATTTGAAGCACAATTAGGCTTCAAAAACTATACACTTGTTTACATTTTCTGTATacattgttgttattattttaatgaagtTCTCAACCTATTATTTTTCGTTACCTTATGTTTCCACTTCAATATGTTTGACAATATCATTAGTTGTTTTATGCAAAACAAATGCTGCTTTGAAACTTCCACCAAATACTTCTTTTCCAGCAGTGTTTGTGTTTGGAGATTCAATCATGGATACTGGAAATAATAACAACATGACAACACCATCTAGGTGCAATTACCCTCCATATGGAAAAGATTTTCAAGGAGGAATCCCAACAGGAAGATTTGGAAATGGAAAAGTTCCATCAGACTTTGTAGGTAATGCTTTATATTTCTTTCTTCTCTTCACCATTGCAATTTacattctttaaataaattcaatccGAGATAATCTAAGTTTAATGTTCACTTAAACaacattttgataaattttatttatctctcgGTTGAACACTAAATTATCATAGTTCATTTTTTTAGAATCGATAGattaacacaaaaataatagtttatttcaaaattatatattttttggttttaatcctcctattttcaaatataataagTTTAGTAATTCAAAGTTCAACTAAAtgagtaaaaaattattttagtcaaattttgaatttaatactCACTATGAATTTGTTCTTTTTACAGTAGTTTCAACTTTTAGTTTAAATCAGTTGAATCAGTTAAATCAATGTTAATacgatttatttattttttatattattgtacTACCACCAGCTGAAGAATTAGGCATTAAAGAATATCTTCCAGCATACTTGGATCCAAATCTCCAACCAAGTGAATTGGCCACAGGTGTAAACTTTGCATCCGGTGGGGCAGGATATGATCCTTTGACATCAAAATTAGAGGTATATAACTATTAATTATTTCCTCCAAAATTATtagaaagaattaaaaaaataaaaaaataatgattttggtacTTGATGATTCAGGCAGCTATATCTATGTCTGGCCAGCTAGACTTATTCAAAGATTACATTGTGAAGCTTAAAAGAGTGGTTGGTGAAGATAAAGCAAATTTCATCTTAGCCAATAGTCTTTTTCTTGTGGTATTAGGAAGCAATGATATTTCTAATACTTATTTCTTGTCTCATTTGAGACAAGTGGAATATGATTTCCCTACATACTCTAACCTTTTAGTCAACTCAGCTATCAATTTCTACAaggtatatatttatatatatatatatatatatattgctaatgattttaaactaaaatactttgtcttatttttttattttggttttcatatttttaaatataatttttttaaaatatgtttgaccttttttttatatgtatattgaaattgaattttgatgaTGTGACAAGATGAGACATGACACAATCtaattgtgatttatttatttatccttGTTGAAAGGATATACATGAACTAGGTGCAAGGAGGATAGGAGTATTCAATGCACCACCAATGGGGTGTGTACCTTTTCAGAGAACAATGGCAGGAGGAATAGAAAGAAATTGCGTGCAACAATACAACGATGCAtctactttatttaacaacatgTTGTCATTGGGGATTCATTCCTTTAAGGAGAGATTTCCAAGTAGCAGCATTGTTTACTTGGATGTCTACACTCCTCTACTTGATATCATTATAAACCACCACAAATATGGTAATTCTATATTTCTCTACTAATTAACATCAACAACCTAAATTAAGAAATCAATCaagaaaaattgtttcaaagtcaaatttcataaaatattactcaatttcattcataatattTGAAAAGACTATTAATACATTGTACTTATGATGTTATTGCaatacattttcttttttattaaataaaattcaggTAAATTCTATCATTTTGAGAATGAGTTTTACACTAGTTGTGAGACCAACCTAAACTTTAATTATGAGAAAAagtgttaaaaatatcaaattataggACACATTTACACATACAACCCTTACATTGGTAg
The genomic region above belongs to Cicer arietinum cultivar CDC Frontier isolate Library 1 chromosome 4, Cicar.CDCFrontier_v2.0, whole genome shotgun sequence and contains:
- the LOC101500754 gene encoding GDSL esterase/lipase EXL1-like, which gives rise to MKFSTYYFSLPYVSTSICLTISLVVLCKTNAALKLPPNTSFPAVFVFGDSIMDTGNNNNMTTPSRCNYPPYGKDFQGGIPTGRFGNGKVPSDFVAEELGIKEYLPAYLDPNLQPSELATGVNFASGGAGYDPLTSKLEAAISMSGQLDLFKDYIVKLKRVVGEDKANFILANSLFLVVLGSNDISNTYFLSHLRQVEYDFPTYSNLLVNSAINFYKDIHELGARRIGVFNAPPMGCVPFQRTMAGGIERNCVQQYNDASTLFNNMLSLGIHSFKERFPSSSIVYLDVYTPLLDIIINHHKYGYKVGDRGCCGTGKIEVTYLCTQLEPTCPNDLDYVFWDSFHPTESVYRKLVPPILQKYMDNL